ATTCCAACGGCTGCTACATCGCCAACGCCGCCCATCAGGTGATGGCCAATGGAGACTCTATCGGGAAAGACCTCTTGGAAGCCAGCTTCTGCAAAACCGGGGGCAATCCGTTAATTCAAGGTATTATAGCCTTGCCAAAGCCCGGCAGCTCCCACCTGTATTACCTGTTCTACACGGACATCGGCGACCCTTATTTCATGCAGCCGTTCTTCCCGCTGGCTCCGGTTACACTCTATTTTTCCGTGATAGACATGGCGATGGAAAATGGGCTGGGGAGGGTGGTAGAGAAAAATGTGGTCCTTTTGCAAGACACCTTTTCAAGGGGGATGATACAGGCCGCAAGGCATGCCAACGGGAAAGACTGGTGGGTCATACAGCCAAAGTCACATTCCAATTGCTACTGGACGTTTTTGCTAACTGAGAACGGGGTTGATACCGCTTTTATCCAATGTGTCGGGCAGATATGGGGAGATAATGACCCACAAGGGCAAGCTGTTTTTTCTCCCAACAACCTAAAATATGCGAGAGGCAACTTCTATTTTGGCCTGAGCATCTTTGATTTTGATGACCATACCGCCACGTTAAGCAATCCGATAAAAATAGACTTTGGGCAAGACACTTTTAACTTTAACGGCGCAGCCTTTTCCTCTAACTCTCGCTTTATTTATGCCCCATGCCATAATAAACTCTGGCAATTCGACATATCGGCTTCCGATATATCCAGTAGCCGGATTCTTGTCGGAGAGTTAAATACCCCCCCAGACATTCTTGCAACGACACGTTTTTGCCAAGCGAGGCTAGCGCCAGATGGGAAGATATACATTGCTGGGAGGGCGCCCAACAGGCACCTTCATGTAATCAATAGCCCAAACTGCTATGGGGCGGATTGTGATTTGCAACAATATGCCCTCGAACTGGCAGCGAGAAACGGCAACACCATGCCCAATATGCCACATTACAAGCAATGGAGCGAGGATGATACCTGTGAGACCGTAAGTTCATCCCATACAGGCGAAAAAGAACCAGATTTTATTGGCTTTTCTCCCAACCCCGCCACCGACGAGGTGCTCGTCAGCCTCCACCATCCGATGGAGGGTCGCTGGCAGCTGGTGGCGCCATCGGGTCAGGTGGTGCGCGCCGGTCTCTGGGCCGCGGCGCAGACCACGCAGCGCATTGATGTCAGCCGCCTCGGAGCCGGGGTGTACTTCTTCCGGTTCGTGGCCGAATCGGGGCGGGTGGTGACCACGCGGAAAGTGGTCGTGGCGCGGTGAGGGGACCTGCTCACTTCATTCGCCGATACATCTCGAACTTTGCCAGCCCCAGTCGTTGCAGAAAATGCGAACACGACACACGCAACACGCCAAGACCGTATTTCATGCTGCGGCGAAAATTGATGCTTGAAGCCTCTTCAAAGTATTTGGTCGGGCAAGTCACCTCGCCAATGTCGAAGCCTGCATAGACAATTTGGGAGAGCATCTCATTGTCAAACACAAAGTCGTCAGAGTTGCCATTGAAGTTGATGGTCTCCAGCACCTCGCGGCTGAAGGCGCGATAACCTGTGTGATACTCGGAGAGTTTGTAGCGAATGAGCAGGTTTTGGGTGAGTGTCAGGAGCCGATTGAAAATGTATTTGTAGAGCGGCATACCGCCTTTGAGCGCGCCCATGCCGAGTATGCGGGAGCCGAGCACCA
This genomic interval from Saprospiraceae bacterium contains the following:
- a CDS encoding glycosyltransferase family 2 protein, whose amino-acid sequence is MYKGKKVVVVLPAYNAAKTLEKTYREIPLDLVDEVILCDDHSRDNTATLGKQLGIRHIIIHEKNTGYGGNQKSLYNKALELGGDIVIMLHPDYQYTPKLIPSMVNIIGEDLYPVVLGSRILGMGALKGGMPLYKYIFNRLLTLTQNLLIRYKLSEYHTGYRAFSREVLETINFNGNSDDFVFDNEMLSQIVYAGFDIGEVTCPTKYFEEASSINFRRSMKYGLGVLRVSCSHFLQRLGLAKFEMYRRMK
- a CDS encoding T9SS type A sorting domain-containing protein, with the translated sequence MRLVLSFFSLFILSAFSANAQQGYGNQLIFGRFNSPYPSGTILNFNGDTLKIEPVNKQMEFEGSCAIMCDSVGRLLFYSNGCYIANAAHQVMANGDSIGKDLLEASFCKTGGNPLIQGIIALPKPGSSHLYYLFYTDIGDPYFMQPFFPLAPVTLYFSVIDMAMENGLGRVVEKNVVLLQDTFSRGMIQAARHANGKDWWVIQPKSHSNCYWTFLLTENGVDTAFIQCVGQIWGDNDPQGQAVFSPNNLKYARGNFYFGLSIFDFDDHTATLSNPIKIDFGQDTFNFNGAAFSSNSRFIYAPCHNKLWQFDISASDISSSRILVGELNTPPDILATTRFCQARLAPDGKIYIAGRAPNRHLHVINSPNCYGADCDLQQYALELAARNGNTMPNMPHYKQWSEDDTCETVSSSHTGEKEPDFIGFSPNPATDEVLVSLHHPMEGRWQLVAPSGQVVRAGLWAAAQTTQRIDVSRLGAGVYFFRFVAESGRVVTTRKVVVAR